Proteins encoded together in one Telopea speciosissima isolate NSW1024214 ecotype Mountain lineage chromosome 6, Tspe_v1, whole genome shotgun sequence window:
- the LOC122664728 gene encoding F-box/kelch-repeat protein SKIP4, translating to MQKISNYCIMMEHLEQEPESSTDMTENHAPLICGLPDDIALFCLARVPRRYHMMLKCVSKRWRELVCSEEWYSYRQKHNLEETWIYALCRDKSDQICCYVLDPNSSPRCWKLIQGLPPRCLKRKGMAFEVLGKKFYLLGGCSWSEDANRDVYCYDASKNTWDEAASLSTARCYFACEALNEKLYAIGGVTLSSSDQCSWDTYDPSTNSGTTHVDPNIFPDIQESVVLDGKIYIRGAVSTISQHIPALGYKPTSSAWQNVDEDLVSGWHGPAVVVDGTLYVLDQNSGTRLMMWQPKSRDWVLVGRLSPLLTRPPCRLVAIGKRIFVVGKGLSTVVLDLAKAGNVGGVMVSSSVPKLDSDDDVISCKVLSI from the exons ATGCAGAAGATTTCgaa TTACTGCATTATGATGGAACATCTGGAACAGGAACCTGAGTCCTCCACAGATATGACAGAAAATCATGCACCACTTATATGTGGGCTTCCAGATGACATTGCTCTTTTCTGCTTAGCAAGAGTTCCCCGGAGATACCACATGATGCTTAAGTGTGTTTCAAAGAGGTGGAGGGAATTGGTGTGCAGTGAGGAGTGGTATTCTTACAGACAAAAGCATAATCTAGAGGAGACATGGATTTATGCATTGTGTAGAGACAAATCTGATCAAATTTGTTGTTATGTTTTGGATCCCAACTCATCACCGCGGTGCTGGAAGCTCATCCAAGGCTTACCACCACGGTGCTTGAAGAGAAAAGGCATGGCTTTTGAagttttagggaaaaagttctacCTACTGGGTGGCTGCAGTTGGTCTGAAGATGCCAACCGTGATGTATATTGCTATGATGCTTCCAAGAATACTTGGGATGAAGCTGCTTCCCTGTCAACTGCAAG GTGCTACTTTGCTTGTGAAGCTTTGAATGAGAAACTCTATGCAATTGGAGGCGTAACATTGAGTTCAAGTGATCAGTGCTCATGGGATACTTATGACCCATCTACCAACAGTGGGACGACCCACGTGGACCCAAATATTTTCCCTGATATCCAGGAGTCTGTAGTTTTGGACGGAAAAATTTACATCCGCGGTGCTGTGTCTACGATATCCCAACACATTCCCGCGCTTGGGTACAAACCAACAAGCAGCGCATGGCAAAATGTGGATGAAGATCTGGTGTCAGGCTGGCATGGTCCTGCTGTTGTTGTAGATGGCACTCTTTATGTGCTGGATCAGAATTCAGGAACGAGGTTGATGATGTGGCAGCCAAAGAGTAGGGATTGGGTATTAGTTGGCAGGCTGTCACCATTGCTGACAAGGCCACCTTGTAGACTTGTTGCCATTGGGAAGAGAATTTTTGTAGTAGGGAAGGGGCTTAGCACCGTGGTGCTCGACTTGGCAAAGGCTGGGAATGTGGGAGGGGTGATGGTAAGTTCTTCAGTTCCCAAACTAGATTCTGATGATGATGTAATTAGTTGTAAAGTCCTCTCAATATGA